A section of the Verrucomicrobium sp. GAS474 genome encodes:
- a CDS encoding superoxide dismutase, whose product MPFELAPLPYAKDALEPHIDKLTVEIHYGKHHQTYVTNLNKAIAGKPELESQSLESLLKNLATLPADVQGPIRNNGGGHANHTLYWNILAPNAGGAPTGALADAINSTFGSFDAFKEKIEAGGLGRFGSGWVWLVVSGGKLEIVTTPNQDSPITDGKTPIFGVDVWEHAYYLNYQNRRPDYLKAFWNLVNWSEVSKYYEAALKA is encoded by the coding sequence ATGCCCTTTGAACTCGCCCCCCTTCCCTACGCGAAGGACGCCCTCGAACCCCACATCGACAAGCTGACCGTCGAGATCCACTACGGCAAGCATCACCAGACCTACGTCACGAATCTGAACAAGGCCATCGCGGGCAAGCCCGAGCTGGAGAGCCAGTCGCTTGAGTCGCTCCTGAAGAACCTCGCCACCCTCCCCGCCGACGTGCAGGGCCCGATCCGCAACAACGGCGGCGGCCATGCGAACCACACGCTCTACTGGAACATCCTCGCCCCGAACGCGGGCGGCGCGCCGACCGGTGCCCTGGCCGACGCGATCAACAGCACCTTCGGCAGCTTCGACGCGTTCAAGGAAAAGATCGAAGCGGGCGGCCTCGGCCGTTTCGGCAGCGGCTGGGTCTGGCTCGTCGTCTCCGGCGGCAAGCTCGAGATCGTCACCACCCCGAACCAGGACAGCCCCATCACCGACGGCAAGACCCCGATCTTCGGCGTCGACGTCTGGGAACACGCCTACTACCTGAACTACCAGAACCGCCGCCCCGATTACCTCAAGGCCTTCTGGAACCTCGTGAACTGGAGCGAAGTCTCCAAGTACTACGAGGCCGCCCTCAAGGCGTAG